Proteins from a genomic interval of Microbacterium phyllosphaerae:
- a CDS encoding 2,3-butanediol dehydrogenase: MKAAQFHAKEDLRIEEVPEPSPGPGQVKLRNAFAGICGSDLHVYYSPEAAGLDFDHPHPITGSTLPQILGHEFSGTVVELGEGVDDVVVGDRVAVWPIYYCGECPACRRGMFNACQKIGFHGLSSHGGGMAEFTTVDATKLHVLPENVDLRMGALVEPMSVAWHAVTRGGVEAGGTALIAGAGPIGIGVWFALKARGIEKVLVSEPSADRRAIIAALGATVVDPVNEDLAAAVAALTDGDGVDVAFDAAGAGPAVTSSLASLVPGGRVVVVAIHERTMEFLPTQLVMAETEIAGALAYLPEDFDAVIEAMSRGVYDTTGWVQEVALEQVVDAIHALRGGAGAKILVQAD; the protein is encoded by the coding sequence ATGAAGGCCGCACAGTTCCACGCCAAGGAGGACCTCCGGATCGAGGAGGTTCCCGAGCCCTCGCCCGGCCCCGGACAGGTGAAGCTGCGGAACGCCTTCGCCGGCATCTGCGGCTCCGACCTGCACGTGTACTACAGCCCCGAGGCAGCCGGCCTGGACTTCGATCACCCGCACCCGATCACCGGGTCGACGCTCCCCCAGATCCTCGGGCACGAGTTCTCCGGCACGGTCGTCGAGCTCGGCGAGGGTGTCGATGACGTCGTCGTGGGCGACCGCGTCGCCGTCTGGCCCATCTACTACTGCGGAGAGTGCCCGGCGTGCCGCCGCGGCATGTTCAACGCCTGCCAGAAGATCGGCTTCCACGGGCTCAGCTCGCACGGCGGAGGAATGGCGGAGTTCACCACGGTGGATGCCACGAAGCTGCACGTGCTTCCCGAGAACGTCGACCTGCGCATGGGCGCACTCGTCGAGCCGATGTCGGTCGCCTGGCACGCCGTCACACGCGGCGGTGTCGAGGCCGGGGGCACCGCGCTGATCGCGGGCGCCGGGCCCATCGGCATCGGCGTCTGGTTCGCACTCAAGGCGCGCGGCATCGAGAAGGTGCTCGTCTCGGAACCCAGCGCAGACCGGCGTGCCATCATCGCTGCGCTCGGCGCGACGGTCGTCGACCCGGTCAACGAAGATCTCGCCGCCGCGGTCGCGGCGCTGACCGACGGCGACGGCGTGGACGTCGCGTTCGACGCCGCAGGCGCGGGCCCGGCCGTCACCTCGTCGCTCGCCAGCCTCGTGCCCGGCGGACGCGTCGTCGTCGTCGCGATCCACGAGCGGACCATGGAGTTCCTGCCCACGCAGCTCGTCATGGCCGAGACCGAGATCGCCGGCGCGCTGGCCTACCTCCCCGAAGACTTCGATGCGGTGATCGAGGCGATGTCCCGCGGCGTCTACGACACCACGGGCTGGGTGCAGGAGGTCGCGCTCGAGCAGGTCGTCGACGCCATCCACGCGCTCCGAGGCGGCGCCGGCGCGAAGATCCTCGTGCAGGCCGACTGA
- a CDS encoding tyrosine-type recombinase/integrase: MVPKKRKRRESFGAIRQRSSGRYQASYVGPDGERHNAPQTFDGITDARGWLAVQQARILDGTWSEFDTARAESSGKGKALTFGSYAEDWISTRTNRHGEHLRPRTASEYRRLLAGSLRPFADSRLTAITPDQVRSWYSTLIAAGTKTQAARAYELLKSILSTAVADGRIKVNPCQIRGAASASTGKKTEPPTPSELQAILNAITPRFRAAVVLAAWTGVRYGELTELRRRDIEIVSDDESQSIVVNVSRGVTHVTGQGFIVGRTKSEAGVRAIVLPPHVNDIVTEHLSEFVGRSADSLLFPSADGGGHLAQSAFWKHWNPARIAAGRQDMPWHALRHYGATRAALAGATLKELQSRLGHSTVAAAMRYQHTAGRDEELARRMSELA; encoded by the coding sequence ATGGTTCCCAAGAAGCGCAAGAGGCGCGAGTCGTTCGGTGCGATTCGGCAGCGCTCGTCGGGCCGCTATCAAGCGTCGTACGTGGGGCCGGATGGAGAACGCCACAACGCGCCGCAGACGTTCGATGGCATCACTGATGCCCGCGGTTGGCTCGCGGTGCAGCAGGCGCGCATCCTCGACGGCACCTGGTCAGAGTTCGACACTGCTCGCGCGGAGTCATCCGGCAAAGGTAAAGCGCTCACCTTCGGGTCGTACGCCGAGGACTGGATCAGCACCCGAACCAACCGCCACGGAGAGCACCTCCGCCCGCGGACGGCCTCTGAGTATCGGCGCCTCCTTGCGGGTTCGCTTCGCCCGTTCGCGGACTCGCGACTGACAGCCATTACGCCGGATCAAGTTCGTTCGTGGTACTCAACGCTGATCGCAGCCGGGACGAAGACCCAGGCCGCTCGAGCATATGAACTCTTGAAGTCGATACTTTCAACCGCGGTCGCGGACGGACGCATCAAGGTTAACCCCTGCCAGATTCGGGGCGCCGCCTCCGCGTCGACAGGGAAGAAGACCGAGCCCCCAACTCCGTCAGAGCTGCAAGCGATCCTCAATGCGATCACGCCCCGCTTCCGAGCTGCAGTGGTCTTGGCCGCATGGACCGGCGTGCGCTACGGCGAGTTGACGGAGCTTCGCCGCAGAGACATTGAGATCGTCAGCGACGATGAGTCTCAGTCGATCGTGGTCAACGTTTCCCGCGGGGTAACGCACGTCACCGGACAGGGCTTCATCGTCGGTCGCACGAAATCGGAGGCCGGAGTCCGTGCCATCGTTCTCCCTCCTCATGTCAACGACATCGTGACCGAGCATCTGAGTGAGTTTGTAGGTAGATCCGCCGACTCGCTGCTGTTTCCATCTGCGGACGGAGGCGGGCATCTGGCTCAGTCAGCGTTCTGGAAGCACTGGAACCCGGCTCGAATCGCGGCGGGTCGTCAAGACATGCCGTGGCACGCACTTCGTCACTACGGAGCGACCCGTGCAGCGTTGGCTGGTGCCACGCTCAAGGAACTGCAGTCGCGCCTCGGCCACTCTACGGTCGCGGCAGCCATGAGATACCAGCACACCGCTGGACGTGACGAGGAGCTCGCGAGGCGCATGAGCGAACTCGCATGA
- a CDS encoding helix-turn-helix domain-containing protein has protein sequence MTVHEQFASLERSGLSARQIAQICGVSSRTVVRWRQATGHSHRPATTPVPRTQLERALLLLEDGASISEAARSIGCSNKTISKRWPQYAWSQSQAGRFAAMVARAKRGWIEEGHGHE, from the coding sequence ATGACCGTGCACGAACAGTTCGCCAGCCTTGAGCGATCAGGCCTCTCGGCTCGCCAGATCGCGCAGATCTGCGGGGTATCAAGCCGGACGGTAGTTCGCTGGCGACAGGCGACCGGTCATAGCCACCGTCCAGCTACGACCCCTGTTCCGCGCACTCAGCTTGAGCGGGCGCTGCTGCTCCTCGAAGACGGGGCATCGATCAGTGAGGCAGCCCGAAGCATTGGCTGCTCGAACAAGACCATCTCGAAGCGCTGGCCGCAATACGCATGGAGCCAGTCCCAGGCAGGCCGTTTCGCCGCCATGGTCGCCCGCGCCAAGCGGGGTTGGATAGAGGAAGGACATGGGCATGAGTAA
- a CDS encoding helix-turn-helix domain-containing protein codes for MSETTWGSIAEVAVVMGVSTDTVRRRITDGSIRAVKFGPRLIRIDMTSLEKSVRPLAGYAA; via the coding sequence ATGTCGGAAACAACTTGGGGAAGCATTGCAGAGGTAGCCGTTGTGATGGGCGTGAGCACAGACACAGTGCGCAGACGCATCACAGACGGGTCTATTCGCGCTGTCAAATTCGGGCCACGGCTCATTCGCATTGACATGACGAGTTTGGAGAAGTCGGTGCGCCCCCTGGCCGGATATGCAGCATGA
- a CDS encoding AAA family ATPase, with product MNSSNRISMLDLMSRKFAPIQYVIPGIIPEGLTILAAPPKIGKSWLVLDLAYQLATGGEALGAVPVDRARPVLYLALEDTQRRLQDRLKHLDVVVAPEQLYFQTEADPGSVLEQAREFMGEHHDEAPVIIIDTLGKVAPPANTGESDYQKDYRIGGGLKAVADSVSGGSVIVVHHTRKAAGDDFLDSVSGTQGLAGSADSILVLRRDRNENNGSLSVTSRDAVEGEYAVHRDGVRWVLVGGALTEAAVALANQRVTEGLGGTSTAVVAYVTQHPEGVRAADVASELIITEKDAGTYLLRAYRAARIGRADRGLYIPVGNTPVGSVGSVGTAPELPTQTTLPTPLHTAYLSETDPGTCVHGVTVGAKCSRSGCGGKAVTA from the coding sequence GTGAACAGCTCAAACCGCATCTCAATGCTGGACCTCATGTCTCGGAAGTTCGCCCCAATTCAGTACGTGATCCCCGGCATCATCCCCGAAGGTCTGACAATCCTTGCCGCACCACCGAAGATCGGTAAGTCCTGGCTCGTGCTCGACCTGGCGTACCAGCTCGCTACTGGCGGTGAAGCTCTCGGAGCAGTGCCAGTGGACCGAGCAAGACCCGTGTTGTACCTCGCTCTAGAAGACACGCAACGGCGACTTCAGGATCGCCTCAAACACCTTGATGTGGTTGTCGCACCTGAGCAGCTCTACTTCCAGACCGAGGCTGACCCCGGGTCCGTTCTCGAGCAGGCCAGAGAGTTCATGGGCGAACACCACGACGAGGCTCCGGTCATCATCATCGACACGCTTGGAAAAGTGGCACCGCCAGCAAACACTGGCGAGTCGGACTACCAGAAGGACTATCGGATCGGTGGCGGTCTCAAGGCTGTCGCTGACAGCGTCTCGGGCGGTTCGGTGATCGTGGTTCATCACACTCGCAAAGCAGCGGGTGACGACTTCCTCGATTCCGTGTCAGGAACGCAGGGCCTCGCAGGATCCGCAGATTCGATCCTGGTCCTTCGCCGCGATCGCAACGAGAACAATGGCAGCTTGTCTGTCACGTCACGTGACGCCGTTGAAGGCGAGTACGCCGTTCACCGAGACGGCGTGAGATGGGTGCTCGTTGGTGGCGCTCTTACCGAGGCTGCGGTCGCCCTGGCGAATCAGCGAGTGACCGAGGGACTAGGTGGAACATCGACCGCTGTTGTCGCGTACGTCACACAGCATCCAGAAGGAGTCCGTGCCGCCGACGTCGCCTCAGAGCTCATCATCACAGAAAAGGACGCAGGTACTTATCTGCTGCGCGCATACCGAGCGGCTCGAATCGGCAGAGCGGACCGCGGACTCTATATCCCCGTAGGAAATACCCCTGTAGGAAGCGTAGGAAGTGTAGGAACGGCACCTGAGCTTCCTACACAAACGACACTTCCTACACCCCTACACACGGCCTACCTGTCGGAAACCGACCCCGGAACG